TGCTCGGCGTGGAGTGCCTGGCCCGCTGGGCGCACCCGACGCACGGCGAGGTCGCCCCGGAGGACTTCGTGGCGGTGGCCGAGCACACCGGCCAGCTGGCCCGGCTCACCGAGGTGGTGCTCACCGCCGGCCTGCGGCACTGCAAGGCCTGGGCGGACGCGGACCGGCCGCTCTCCATCGCGGTCAACCTGTCGGCCCGCACCCTGCTCGACTCGCGCTTCCCGGACCTGGTCCGGGAGCTGCTGGAGGAGCATCGGGTGGAGCCCTGCCAGGTGACCTTCGAGATCTCCGAGCCGGGCATGCTCAACGACATCGAGCGGGTGCTGCCCACCCTCTACCGGCTGCGCGACCTAGGCGTCCGGCTGAGCGTCGACGACTTCGGCACCGGTGCCTCGTCACTGGGCTACCTGCGCCAGTGGCCGGTCCACGAGGTGAAGATCGACGACACCTTCGTCCAGGGCATGGCGACCGACTCGGGGGATCTCGCGATCGTCCGGGCGATCGTCAGCCTGGCCCGCGAATTCGGTCTCACCGTGGTGGCCGAGGGCGTGGAGAGCGAGCTCACCCTGGAGCTGCTGGAGGAGATGGGCTGCGAGATCGGTCAGGGCTATCTGTTCAGCCGGCCGCTGCCGTTCGAGCGCCTGGAGGCCTGGCTCAGTGCTCAGACCGAGCCCGAGTCCACTCCGACCGGTGAGGTTCGCAGGCTCCGAGCTGTCATCTGACCTGCGGTTTTGTGTTGTCGGGGGGTCGATTTCACCCCAGGGTCGGAGCCGTGTAGTCTTACTCCTGCAGCGAGCGAGAGATCGCAAGCGGCAAGCCCCCTTAGCTCAGTCGGCAGAGCGTCTCCATGGTAAGGAGAAGGTCTACGGTTCGATTCCGTAAGGGGGCTCTACCGGGTTCGTTCCCGCCCCGCCCGGCGTTGGACGTGAGCCTGGCTCGGCGGTGTAGCTCAGATGGCAGAGCAAGCGGCTCATAATCGCTGTGTCGCCGGTTCAAGTCCGGCCACCGCTACTCTTCTAGTCGGGCCTCAAATCCGAGGCCCACTTTGCAGAGCGACCGACTGAGCGTCTACGCTGATTGGTCGTCAAGTTAGATCCCGTTAGCAGGAAGGCACCCCGCCGTGGCCAAGGCGACCGACGTACGTCCGAAGATCACCCTGGCGTGCACGGAGTGCAAGGACCGGAACTACATCACCAAGAAGAACCGGCGCAACGACCCCGACCGCATCGAGCTGAAGAAATTCTGCCCGCGCGACGGGAAGCACACCCTGCACCGCGAGACTCGCTGAGCCTCGCAGCCCCACAGCTTCTCTCTGCGCCGCCCGGAGTTACTCCGGGCGGCGCATTGTAGTTTGTGGGGTATGCCCCTGGATCAGACGTTTGCCGGCCGGACCTGGCCGCCCACCGAGACCTACCTCGTCGGCCGGGAGAAGATCCGCGAGTTCGCCCGCGCGATCGGCGCCACCGACGCCGAGTACCACGACCCCGAGGCGGCCCGCGCTATCGGATACCCGGACGTGGTGGCCCCGCCGACCTTCCCGGTCGCCATCACCATGGCCGCCAGCCGCCAGGTGGTGAACGATCCCGCTCTCGGCCTGGACTACAGCCGGGTGGTGCACGGCGACCAGCGGTTCGCGTACACCCGCCCGATGGTGGCCGGGGACGCGGTGGTCTGTGTGAACTCGGTGGACGAGATCATCACCCGGGGCGGCCACTGGTTCCTGACGATCCGCACCGAGGTGCGCACCGAGGCCGGCGACCCGGTCGTCACGGTGTGGTCGAAACTGGTCCAGCGCGGCGAGGAGCACTGAAGATGAACGAGATCCTGGAACCGCAGACCTTCCGGGTCACCCGGGCCGACCTGGTCCGCTACGCCGGCGCCTCCGGCGACTTCAACCCGATCCACTGGAGCGACCGGGTCGCGACCGGGGTGGGCCTACCCGGCGTCATCGCCCACGGGATGTTCACCATGGCCCTGGTCGGCCGCGCGGTGACCGCCTGGGCCGGCGCCCCGGACACGGTGCGGGAGTTCAGCGTGCGGTTCGCCCGGCCGGTTCCGGTGCCGGACACCGACGAGGGGACCGAGGTCGTCGTCACGGCCACGGTGAAGGAAGTCACCGAGGATGGGGACACCCGGCTCGCCCTGACTGCCACGTGCAACGGAGACAAGGTACTGTCTCTGGCACAGGCGCTTGTCAGGAAGCGGTAGCCCGGGTTGGGATAACCAAGGGCGTACCCGTACACTGGTGCGCCGTGGGGCTGTGAGTCGCAAGACGACGGTCCCGCAAAGGGGTGTAGCTCAATTGGCAGAGCAGCGGTCTCCAAAACCGCAGGCTGCAGGTTCAAGTCCTGTCACCCCTGCGCAATCCTCCTCGACGTGCCCGCCCGGTGCGCGGTTTGCACAGTCCGCGTCCGGTCGAGTGCTGACGGGAAATCAACACCACCGACGACGGAAGTAGGGCGAAGTGGCCGATAAGGACCGGCCCGGTGACGACGTCCCGGGCGACGACGAGCTGCTCGCCGACTCCGCCGGCGGTGGCGATGCCGATGAGGCCGACGACGCACCGGTGACCCGTGGCGGCGGCACCGCCGTCGCCGAGCGCACGAAGGACGACGACACCCCGAAGACGAAGAAGGAGCGCAAGCGCACCGGATTCTTCGGTCGGATCGGTGGGTTCTTCCGCGAGGTCATCAGCGAGCTCCGCAAGGTCATCTGGCCGACGCGCAAGGAGCTGCTGACCTACACCGGCGTCGTGATCGCGTTCGTCACCGTGATGACGGCGATCGTGACGGTCCTGGACTACGCGTTCGGCAAGGGGATCCTGTACGCGTTCGGCGGCAAGTGAGCCGTAACGCGGCGGAAATCCGAACCGAGTGACTTATCTGGAAGTGAGCGAGCGTGCCTGAGTACGACGACGAGACCGCGCAGTTTGCTGACGAGCAGTCGTCGCCGGTCACCGAGGAGTCGGTCGAGGAGCTGGCCGACGAGACCCCGGTGGCGGTCCAGGCGCCCGAGGCCGACGAGGACTACGACCCGGTCAAGGAGCTGCGGCAGAAGCTGCGGTACGCGCCCGGCGACTGGTACGTCGTGCACTCCTACGCCGGTTACGAGAACAAGGTCAAGACCAACCTCGAGACCCGGATCACCAGCCTCGACATGGAGGATTTCATCTTCCAGGTCGAGGTGCCGACCCGCGAAGAGGTCGAGGTCAAGAACGGCAAGCGCAACCAGGTGCAGGCCAAGGTCTTCCCCGGCTACATCCTGGTCCGGATGGACCTGACCCCGGAGTCCTACTCCTGCGTGCGCAACACGCCCGGGGTGACCGGCTTCGTCGGTGCCACCGACCGGGTCGACCGGCCGGCGCCGCTCTCCCTCGACGAGGTGCTGAAGTGGCTGGCCCCGGCCGTCCAGGCCGAGGAGAAGAAGGCCAAGCCCGAGATCAAGGTGCTGGACTTCGAGGTGGGTGACTCGGTCACCGTCACCGACGGCGCGTTCGCCTCGCTGCCGGCGTCGATCAGTGAGATCAACGCCGACCAGCAGAAGCTGAAGGTCCTGGTGTCGATCTTCGGCCGGGAGACCCCGGTCGAGCTGAACTTCAACCAGGTCACCAAGATCTGATCGCCGGGTCCCCGGCGAGATCAGTGGGAGGGGCCGCCGTCGAGCGGCCCCGCCATCAACCACAGGAGTACTGAGAAATGGCACAGCGCAGCAAGGTCTACCGCGCGGCGGCGGAGAAGATCGACGCCAACAAGCTCTACGAGCCGAAGGACGCGGTCGCCCTCGCCAAGGAGACCAGCTCCAAGAAGTTCGACGCCACCGTCGAGGTCGCGATGCGCCTGGGTGTCGACCCGCGCAAGGCCGACCAGATGGTCCGCGGCACCGTCAACCTGCCGCACGGCACCGGTAAGACCGCCCGCGTCATCGTGTTCGCCCAGGGCGCGAAGGCCGAGGAGGCCGTCGCGGCCGGCGCCGACGAGGTCGGCACCGACGAGCTCGTCGCCCGGATCCAGGGTGGCTGGCTGGAGTTCGACGCCGCCATCGCGACGCCGGACCAGATGGCCAAGATCGGCCGGATCGCCCGGATCCTCGGCCCGCGTGGCCTCATGCCGAACCCGAAGACCGGCACCGTCACCATGGACGTGACCAAGGCCGTCAACGAGATCAAGGGCGGCAAGATCACCTTCCGGGTGGACAAGCACTCGAACCTGCACCTGATCATCGGCAAGGCGTCGTTCACCGCCGAGCAGCTGGTGGACAACTACGCGGCCGTGCTCGACGAGGTCCTGCGGGCCAAGCCGTCGGCAGCCAAGGGCAAGTACCTGAAGAAGGTCACCGTCGCCACCACGACGGGCCCGGGCGTCCCGGTCGACCCGAACGTGCAGAAGAACCTGCGCGGCGACGCCACCCAGGCCTGATCGCCCGCCAGCCAGACGACGAAGCCCCCGGGGACATCCCCGGGGGCTTTTTCGTGCGATCCTTGCCGCCATGCGTTTCGACGGCGTCTGGTTCCGGTACGCCCGCCGTGCGCCCTGGGCGCTGCGCGAGGCGGCCGCCAGTGTCGAGCCCGGGCAGACAGTGGTGGTTCTCGGCCCCAACGGCGCCGGCAAGTCCACCCTGCTCCAGCTGGCCGCCGGTGTGCTGCGCCCGGTGCGCGGGACGATCCGGGACCGGCCGCGGACCGTCGGCTGGGTTCCCGAGCGCTTCCCGGCCGACCAGCCGTTCACCGCGCTCGGCTACCTGCGCGCGATGGCCGAGCTGCGGCGTGCCCCGGCGTCCGCTGCCGACGACTGGATCGACCGGCTGGGCCTGACCGAACACACCGGCACCCCGCTGCCCGCGCTCTCCAAGGGCACCGCGCAGAAGGTCGGCCTGGCCCAGGCCCTGCTCACCCCACCCGGCCTGCTGGTGCTCGACGAACCGTGGGAGGGGCTGGACGCGCGAGCCCGTACGCTGATCCCGGACATCGTCGCCGAGATCACCGCAACCGGCGGAGCGGTATTGGTCAGCGACCACCGCGGCGAGATCGCCGGACTGCCCGAGGCGACCCACTGGTCGGTCGCCGCCGGCGCGCTCCGGGTGGAGACGACCGTCCCGGCCGCTGCGCGACCGGACGCCGACGAGGTGGTGGTCGAGATCGCGGTGCCCCGCACGGCAGCCGACGACGCGGTGGTCCGGCTCCGCGAGTCAGGTCACCGCGTGCTGGGCGTCCGAGAGATCAAAGACTTCGCGGTACGCCCGGAGCCGCCGGCCGGCGCTCGGTGGGAGGGCCCCCGATGATCGCCCTGGTGCGCATGCGCCTCGCCGGGTTCTTCCGCGGCGGCCGGGCACTCGCTCCGCTGATCGCCGTGCTGGTCGTCCTCGGCGTGCTCTACGGCGGCGGTGCCTCGCCGGCCGCCAGCGCCTACGGCTATTCGGCGGCCGCGCTCTTCCCGATCCTCGCCTGGCTCGCCAAGATCCTGCTCGACACCGAGCCGGACGTGCAGCGCCGCCTGGCCCGCCTCACCGTCGGCCCGGTCCGCGAGGGTGCCGCCGGCCTGCTCGCCGCCACCCTCGCCGGCGCGGCCGTCTGCGCCGCCGCGATGGTCGCCCCACTGCTGTTCCACGGCATCCGCCCACCGGAACCCGGCTCCCACGAGGCCTCCCTCGCCGCCGGCGTCCTGCTCGGCGCCCTGGCCCACCTGCTGTCCCTGATCGCCGCGGTATCCCTGGGCGCCCTGTCCGGCCGAGCCGTCACCCGCCGCGTCCTGCCCGGCGTTGCCGTCCTGGTCACCGGCTCACTCCTGGTCGTCATCCTGGGCCTCACCGGCTCGATCGCCCCATGGCTGGTCCCTCCCGTGATGGCCACCGCCCGCGCCCTGAACGACGGCAGCACCCCGCCGGTCACCCAGCTCACGCTCCTGACCACCTGGACGGTCACCTGGTCCGCCGTGGCCCTGACCGGCTACGCCCGCCTGCGCCGGTCCCGCTCCTGACCGGTCGTGCCGGCTCGCGCCGTTTCTGCTTCTGACTGGTCGTGCCGGCTCGTGCCGTTTCTGCTTCTGACCGGTCGTGCCGGCCCATGCCGATTCGGCTCCTGACCGCTCGCGCCGCTTACGCGCCCGACCGATCGGCGCCTTCGTGCCCGCCGATCGCGCGCTCGTGGCTCGCCGCTCATAGCCCGCCCACCCAAGGGGTAGCCCCCGCAATCAGTGTGGCCGGGATTGGCCGGCATCAAGAGGCCGGCTGTGGACAACCCGTAGCTGTGGATTCGCCTTTGAGGCAGATCGCTGGAGCGCTGCTGGCAGGCCCTCGTCGCCCGTTGTCCGGCGATGGTTCTTGAGGCAGTCGGCGGTGTGCTGGGTTGTCGGCGATATCAGGCTGTGCGGCGGCGGCGAGCGGGGGACTGGCTGCACTCCGGGCGCGGGCGGGCGTGTGGCGCTCGGGCTCGTAGGCGTGCTGGCGGGGTGGACGTGCTTGAGGCGGGCAAGGGCGGTGGGCTGGGCGTGGGCGAGCGTGTGGCGCTCGGGCTCGTAGGCGTGCCGACGGGGCGGACGCGCTCGGGAGCGGGCAAGGGGGAGGCGGGCTCGGCGCGGGCGGGCGTGTGGCGCTCCGGCTCGCGCGCATGCTGGCGGGCGGACGTGCTCGGGTCGTGGCAGGCGCGGACGTGCTCGGGTCGGGCTGGAGCCGACGTGCTCAGGGCGGACAGGCGCGGACGTGCTACGGGCCGGCCGCGGGAGACGGGCTCGGTGCGGGCGCGCTCGTGGCGTACCCGAATGGGGTCGGACGAGGCGGGCCTTAAAGCGCGTCGCGGTCCGAACATGGGCGGCGGTGGCGGGGGCCGGTGGGCGATTTGGTTTTTGGTGGGGTAGCCGCGTACTGTTGCTTTTCGAAGTTCCACCCATAGACCGCTGGTCGCCGCAGTGGCCGTCGTGAGACGGACGCCGCGGCCGAAGGTTCCGCAAGAGCGGGCGACCTGCGCAGGGAGAACGGTTCGTGATGTGACGGCGTGCGTTCGCGCGTGCTGGAAATCCGCCCCGTGCCCTGCGCCGGGGCGTTTTGCTTTTCCGGGCCCTCTCGACCAGTGGCAACGAGCACTGAGGAGAGGAGGGACATGGCGGACAAGCCGGTCCGGGCCGACAAGGCCACGGCCGTCGCCGAGCTGACGGAGAACTTCCGTGGTTCGACGGCCACCGTGTTGACCGAATACCGCGGCCTCACCGTCAAGCAGCTCACCGAGCTGCGGCGGGCGCTGGGCCAGCAGGCCAAGTACTCCGTCGCCAAGAACACGCTGGCGAAGCGTGCTGCTGGCGACGCGGGCATCGAGGGCCTCGACGCACTGTTCACCGGTCCTACCGCGCTCGCCTTCGTGAGCGGTGACGTGGTCGAGGCGGCCAAGGGCCTTCGTGCCTTCGCCAAGGCCAACCCCGCTCTCGTCATCAAGGGCGGCGTCTTCGAGGGCAAGGCCCTCAGCGCCGACGAGGTCAACAAGCTTGCCGACCTCGAGTCCCGTGAGGTGCTGCTGGCCAAGCTGGCCGGCGCCATGAAGGGCAACCTGACCAAGGCGGCCGGTCTGTTCCAGGCCCCGCTTGCTCAGGTGGCTCGCCTCGGGGCGGCCCTGCAGGAGAAGCGCGAGAAGGAAGGTGCCGCGGAGGCCTGATCTGGCCTTGCGGTGCCCACGCACGTTCTACATCAGAAGCTAGGAAAGGTTGCCTAACATGGCGAAGCTCAGCACCGAGGACCTGCTCGAGGCGTTCAAGGAGATGACGCTGATCGAGCTCTCCGAGTTCGTGAAGCAGTTCGAGGAGACCTTCGAGGTCACCGCCGCTGCTCCGGTCGCGATCGCGGCCGGCCCGGCTGCCGGTGGCGCTGCTGCCGAGGCTGCTGTCGAGCAGGACTCCTTCGACGTCGTTCTGGAGAGCGACGGCGGCAAGAAGATCCAGGTCATCAAGGTCGTGCGTGAGCTGACCGGCCTGGGCCTGAAGGAGGCCAAGGACACCGTCGAGGGCGCGCCGAAGGCGATCCTCGAGGGCGTCAACAAGGAGAAGGCCGAGGCCGCCAAGGCCAAGCTCGAGGGCGAAGGCGCCAAGGTCACCCTCAAGTGACCTAACGCTCCTCAGCGTTTTTCTTCGATGGCGGAGATCCGACTCGGGTCTCCGCCATCGGCGTTCTCCCGGACATCGGACCTGGTCAGCAGCGCGTGTTCGGGCTGCTACCGGGGCGGGTGACAAAGCATCACAAAGCTCGCCATCCATGCAGTAAGGTCGCTTTGGTGCGGCGACCGGGCGACCGTGTCCGTCCGACCCGCGGCACAGCCCTTGACTGTGTGTCCCCTGACAGGCACGCTGATGGCAGCAAGTTTCCGCGCTTGCGACAGCCGCCCCGTGGGTAATCGGTTGACTCGATGACCACGAACCGGCACCCGAGGAAGATGCGCCGCGTTTCTTGAGCGGCCCCGGCCACGGCGTTGACCACGATGATGCAGGTCAGCGGTGCTGGGGACTCGTTCCGCAGGCCACTTCGTGGTGTGGGCTGGACAGCGGTTAGCCAAGCGGCTACACTGCTAGTTTGCGCTGCCTTCTGTCTTGACGCCTGTCGTTGTATCCATGTCTATGGATGTCGACGGGTGTCTTTTGGAGTGCACGCAGACCAGTTGCATCAGCAACTCAGCCGCATAGCAGCACCGGTCCTCGGAAGGACGCATCTTGGCAGCTTCCCGCCCTGCGAAGACCAGCCGTACGTCGAGCGCTTACGCACCCCGCCGTGTCTCTTTCGGCCGGATCACCGAGCAGCTAGAGGTCCCCAACCTCCTCGCCCTCCAGACGGACTCCTTCGACTGGCTGGTTGGCAACGAGGCTTGGCAGGCCCGGACGACGGACGACCCGCACGCCCACTCGGGCCTCGCAGAGATCCTCGAAGAGATCAGTCCCATTGAGGACTTCTCCGGCACTATGTCGCTGTCCTTCTCGTCTCCCCGATTCGACGAGGTCAAGGCCTCGATCGAGGAGTGCAAGGAGAAGGACCTGACGTATTGCGCGCCGCTGTTCGTGACCGCGGAGTTCACCAACAACACGACTGGCGAGATCAAGAGCCAGACCGTGTTCATGGGCGACTTCCCGATGATGACCCCCAAGGGGACGTTCGTCATCAACGGTACCGAGCGCGTCGTGGTGAGCCAGCTCGTCCGCTCGCCGGGCGTGTACTTCACCAAGGAGCCGGACAAGACCTCCGACCGCGACCTCACCAGCGTCAAGGTCATCCCGAGCCGGGGTG
This window of the Actinoplanes oblitus genome carries:
- the rpmG gene encoding 50S ribosomal protein L33; the encoded protein is MAKATDVRPKITLACTECKDRNYITKKNRRNDPDRIELKKFCPRDGKHTLHRETR
- a CDS encoding MaoC family dehydratase N-terminal domain-containing protein; the protein is MPLDQTFAGRTWPPTETYLVGREKIREFARAIGATDAEYHDPEAARAIGYPDVVAPPTFPVAITMAASRQVVNDPALGLDYSRVVHGDQRFAYTRPMVAGDAVVCVNSVDEIITRGGHWFLTIRTEVRTEAGDPVVTVWSKLVQRGEEH
- a CDS encoding MaoC family dehydratase, which produces MNEILEPQTFRVTRADLVRYAGASGDFNPIHWSDRVATGVGLPGVIAHGMFTMALVGRAVTAWAGAPDTVREFSVRFARPVPVPDTDEGTEVVVTATVKEVTEDGDTRLALTATCNGDKVLSLAQALVRKR
- the secE gene encoding preprotein translocase subunit SecE → MADKDRPGDDVPGDDELLADSAGGGDADEADDAPVTRGGGTAVAERTKDDDTPKTKKERKRTGFFGRIGGFFREVISELRKVIWPTRKELLTYTGVVIAFVTVMTAIVTVLDYAFGKGILYAFGGK
- the nusG gene encoding transcription termination/antitermination protein NusG, whose protein sequence is MPEYDDETAQFADEQSSPVTEESVEELADETPVAVQAPEADEDYDPVKELRQKLRYAPGDWYVVHSYAGYENKVKTNLETRITSLDMEDFIFQVEVPTREEVEVKNGKRNQVQAKVFPGYILVRMDLTPESYSCVRNTPGVTGFVGATDRVDRPAPLSLDEVLKWLAPAVQAEEKKAKPEIKVLDFEVGDSVTVTDGAFASLPASISEINADQQKLKVLVSIFGRETPVELNFNQVTKI
- the rplA gene encoding 50S ribosomal protein L1 yields the protein MAQRSKVYRAAAEKIDANKLYEPKDAVALAKETSSKKFDATVEVAMRLGVDPRKADQMVRGTVNLPHGTGKTARVIVFAQGAKAEEAVAAGADEVGTDELVARIQGGWLEFDAAIATPDQMAKIGRIARILGPRGLMPNPKTGTVTMDVTKAVNEIKGGKITFRVDKHSNLHLIIGKASFTAEQLVDNYAAVLDEVLRAKPSAAKGKYLKKVTVATTTGPGVPVDPNVQKNLRGDATQA
- a CDS encoding ATP-binding cassette domain-containing protein — translated: MRFDGVWFRYARRAPWALREAAASVEPGQTVVVLGPNGAGKSTLLQLAAGVLRPVRGTIRDRPRTVGWVPERFPADQPFTALGYLRAMAELRRAPASAADDWIDRLGLTEHTGTPLPALSKGTAQKVGLAQALLTPPGLLVLDEPWEGLDARARTLIPDIVAEITATGGAVLVSDHRGEIAGLPEATHWSVAAGALRVETTVPAAARPDADEVVVEIAVPRTAADDAVVRLRESGHRVLGVREIKDFAVRPEPPAGARWEGPR
- the rplJ gene encoding 50S ribosomal protein L10; its protein translation is MADKPVRADKATAVAELTENFRGSTATVLTEYRGLTVKQLTELRRALGQQAKYSVAKNTLAKRAAGDAGIEGLDALFTGPTALAFVSGDVVEAAKGLRAFAKANPALVIKGGVFEGKALSADEVNKLADLESREVLLAKLAGAMKGNLTKAAGLFQAPLAQVARLGAALQEKREKEGAAEA
- the rplL gene encoding 50S ribosomal protein L7/L12: MAKLSTEDLLEAFKEMTLIELSEFVKQFEETFEVTAAAPVAIAAGPAAGGAAAEAAVEQDSFDVVLESDGGKKIQVIKVVRELTGLGLKEAKDTVEGAPKAILEGVNKEKAEAAKAKLEGEGAKVTLK